The nucleotide sequence CTGAGATCCCTACGATTCTATCTTCTTCTCCTAATAAATAGAGAAGCTCCGTAGTTTCTTCAGTTAAACATACGATTCTTTGCGGACCAATTCTACTCAACTGTGATACTTCTTCTTATCTTCTATTAATTTTTCGACTACACTTGGATCCGCTAAGGTGGAGATATCTCCTAACCCTTCGAATTCACCCGAAGCGATCTTACGAAGGATCCTTCTCATAATTTTTCCGGATCTGGTTTTAGGAAGTCCAGGCGCCCAGTGGATGACATCCGGTCTTGCGATCTTTCCGATCATTTTTTCGACAGTGGTTATCAGTTCTTTTTTTAGAGAATCGTTTGTTGCTACTCCTTCCTTCACTGTGACATAGGCATAAATTCCCTGGCCTTTGATGTCATGTGGAAATCCAACAACTGCAGCTTCTGCAACGGAAAGATTTTCCACAAGAGCGCTTTCCACTTCTGCAGAACCGATTCTATGACCGGAAACGTTAATCACATCGTCTACACGACCTGTGATCCAATAATATCCATCCTTATCTCTTCTTGCTCCATCTCCCGTAAAATAATACCCTTTATAAATGGAGAAGTAGGTATCGAAAAATCTTTTCGAGTCTTTATACACTCCTCTCATCATAGAAGGCCAGGGAGATTTGATGGCCAGATTGCCTGAGACTTCTCCCTTAGAATTGATCTCTTTTCCTTCATCATCTAACAGAACAGGCTGCACTCCGAAGAATGGAAGAGTTGCAGATCCGGGTTTTTGTGCGATTGCCCCAGGTAGCGGAGAGATCATAATCGCACCGGTCTCCGTCTGCCACCAAGTGTCTACGATAGGACATTTGGACTTTCCTACATATTTAAAATACCATTCCCAAGCTTCCGGATTAATAGGTTCTCCTACCGATCCGATCAATCTAAGAGTGTTTAAGTTTCTTTTTTCGATAGGATCTGTTCCTTCTCTCATTAAAGAACGAATAGCAGTAGGAGCAGTGTAGAATATTGTAACACCGTGTTTATCGATCACATCCCAAAATCTTCCTACATCAGGATAGGTAGGAACTCCTTCAAACATAACGGAAGTAGCTCCATTAGAGAGAGGACCGTATACCAAATAACTATGACCTGTCACCCAACCGATATCGGCAGTACACCAATATGTATCCGTAGGTTTGATATCGAAGATAAAATGAAAGGTCATATTGACCCCGAGAAGATATCCTCCTGTCGTATGAAGAACTCCTTTCGGTTTTCCGGTAGAACCGGAAGTGTATAGAATGAACAAAGGATCTTCCGAGTCCATTTGTTCCGGTTTACAATATGCAGGAAGTTCGGGATCGTTCATCAGATAATGCCACCAATGATCCCTTCCTTCTTTCCAATTCAGTTCCGTTTCTTGACCTGTCCTTCTCACTACGATCACATTATTTACTTTTTCAGAAGATTGATCCAAAGCGGTGTCGACCGCCTTTTTTAGATCCAGAATTTTACCACCCCTATAACCTCCGTCGGAAGTTACGATTAATCTCGGTTTACAATCTTCTATCCGGCTTTGCAGGGCTTCCGGGGAAAAACCTCCGAATACTACCGAATGGATCGCACCGATACGAGTACATGCAAGAATTGTAATGGCGAGCTCGGGAATCATGGGCAGGTATACCATGACCACGTCACCTTTTCTGATCCCGGAACTTTTTAGAACATTCGCAAGTTTGTTCACTTCCCGATACAAATCAAAATACGTATACGTTTTGGACTCGTGGGGATTGTCTCCTTCCCAAATGATTGCTGCCTTA is from Leptospira sp. WS58.C1 and encodes:
- the acs gene encoding acetate--CoA ligase → MSKERIVQPFVHFKKTANINLKDYKALYKESIENPKKFWAREASTRLTWFKKWNKVLDHDFKNAKVKWFEGGKINVSYNCLDRHLDSPLKNKAAIIWEGDNPHESKTYTYFDLYREVNKLANVLKSSGIRKGDVVMVYLPMIPELAITILACTRIGAIHSVVFGGFSPEALQSRIEDCKPRLIVTSDGGYRGGKILDLKKAVDTALDQSSEKVNNVIVVRRTGQETELNWKEGRDHWWHYLMNDPELPAYCKPEQMDSEDPLFILYTSGSTGKPKGVLHTTGGYLLGVNMTFHFIFDIKPTDTYWCTADIGWVTGHSYLVYGPLSNGATSVMFEGVPTYPDVGRFWDVIDKHGVTIFYTAPTAIRSLMREGTDPIEKRNLNTLRLIGSVGEPINPEAWEWYFKYVGKSKCPIVDTWWQTETGAIMISPLPGAIAQKPGSATLPFFGVQPVLLDDEGKEINSKGEVSGNLAIKSPWPSMMRGVYKDSKRFFDTYFSIYKGYYFTGDGARRDKDGYYWITGRVDDVINVSGHRIGSAEVESALVENLSVAEAAVVGFPHDIKGQGIYAYVTVKEGVATNDSLKKELITTVEKMIGKIARPDVIHWAPGLPKTRSGKIMRRILRKIASGEFEGLGDISTLADPSVVEKLIEDKKKYHS